The proteins below come from a single Molothrus aeneus isolate 106 chromosome 21, BPBGC_Maene_1.0, whole genome shotgun sequence genomic window:
- the EFHD2 gene encoding EF-hand domain-containing protein D2 isoform X2, translated as MERLFRQYDAGKDGFIDLMELKLMMEKLGAPQTHLGLKNMIKEVDEDLDSKLSFREFLLIFRKAAAGELQEDSGLHALARLSEIDVSTEGVKGAKNFFEAKAQAINEASRFEEEIKAEQEEKKKQAEELKQRKAAFKELQSTFTQ; from the exons ATGGAACGGCTCTTCCGACA GTACGATGCAGGGAAAGATGGCTTCATTGACCTGATGGAGCTGAAGCTGATGATGGAGAAGCTGGGGGCtccacagacacacctgggactgAAGAACATGATCAAGGAGGTGGATGAAGACCTGGACAGCAAGCTCAGTTTTCGAGAG TTCCTGCTGATTTTCcggaaggcagcagcaggtgagctgcaggaggacagCGGGCTGCACGCCCTGGCTCGGCTCTCTGAGATCGATGTCTCCACAGAGGGCGTGAAAGGCGCCAAGAACTTCTTTGAGGCCAAG GCACAAGCCATCAACGAAGCCAGCAGGTTTGAGGAGGAGatcaaagcagagcaggaggagaagaagaagcaggCAGAAGAGCTGAAGCAGAGGAAGGCAGCCTTCAAGGAGCTGCAGTCCACCTTCACGCAGTGA
- the FHAD1 gene encoding forkhead-associated domain-containing protein 1, whose translation MSCPPLKRHVGWSGQLQVAAEPKPWTPASPLCLPSLQGQLPPDSLGSGAPRAPGRVPHLVLPRRPASARDRNTASATSLDTSSRTSAVRPVSASFSGDGASSVGRAPSLGPHKVDPLLQGKQGEKLLEKEVDRLFGLETELKGKDVVMRDLQEEIAAMAKKLAQAAVRNEAELTQKLLTFNQELGAQTEEIKALREQINDLQKGSNQVFSRSLHERDLEVGRLRRESEKLKRDQALTAGLVSNMQRELLRKEQKIQQLQQETEKLSKENREKDKQLAVVSAKCSRIKEETKHELREQELISCRNRIEELQRDLEGLQGQIQKHESVQKQLAEKAKAEEELKAAWSQQARQLREMERRERLLRSDVQRAGEQLESFKTRVMQVCSPSAAGSTGKPVTEQQVIEKVRQISDENKQSHEREKTLQKELSSRLAKEREVSANIEVFKNSLQKLQACLRSPCSSASLQGELGQLQLLCLDPCVSAIRTAVVDMARGPLSWLEGAEQLLDSAGMDLHTSGKGLLAALGSLLEKSQEMAQRNQMLQEQLEKLQELQAELLQEHTKELEAKHEQDLQIKIQQIVLEKDKESKQILESAVTEEKDKCKKSVEEEQRKIQELESHLRSMAEATAKKAEEQELTEGKLREALHELKTITAQEAVLQQQVLQQSQQLRAVQEENELQRQKLQEEVAGYREQSRQHSLTILALEDRLLEATQQQKVLEEEKAALVEKMEGLQCDAHSSGSGTWLEICPAMESHVCLRKLQEELAVVQGTLLEKKAVISRLSRELSETRARMSDMRGELSEEQKVELEHSQRQLKHREWEVNQLQEKLSEMSSLVEEKDQALRAAGEELSQAQRRCQVLRDASQQTLESTEDAPRTPVQLSEASQRMQTGGEAVFFQEPPSALAELGAKCRGLRHEETIQRQREGLAELRERVKMLEKRQCSGAVKRDSEPLVVWMEDLPEKIIAQQRGLELEPAPVLGEKLRAGKVPDHVPNGSSFRITNSTVSLEMAEATDLGEKMYLDVIAALGSLVEMKELSGMQPLQHLPRERRAEVGLQRQKALELLYKKIRNLQVRLERKEEMLKDYEGSVEQLRQSQASLQRCQEEMSNLEDEAHREAEEKALLREALERMQLQLDQEKRLRQAAKRHKPGATKTLCLGKPKAKGCMAGAAKSGSS comes from the exons ATGTCCTGTCCCCCCTTGAAACGCCACGTGGGGTGGAGTGGGCAGCTCCAAGTGGCTGCAGAGCCCAAACCCTGGACTCCTGCATctcctctgtgcctgccctcgCTGCAGGGGCAGCTTCCCCCTGACTCCCTGGGCAGTGgggcccccagagcccctggccgTGTGCCCCATCTGGTGCTGCCAAGGCGACCTGCGAGTGCCCGGGACAGGAACAcagccagtgccacctctcTGGACACCTCCAGCAGGACCTCTGCCGTGAGGCCAG tcTCAGCCAGCTTCTCAGGTGATGGTGCAAGCAGTGTGGGGAgagccccttccctggggccTCACAAGGTGGACCCCCTCCTGCAGGGGAAG CAgggtgagaagctgctggagaaggaagtGGATCGCCTTTTTGGTTTGGAAACAGAGTTAAAGGGGAAGGATGTGGTGATGAGAGACCTACAGGAGGAGATCGCAGCCATGGCAAAGAAACTGGCCCAGGCAGCCGTGAGGAACGAGGCTGAGCTGACCCAGAAGCTGCTCACCTTCAACCAAGAGCTGGGAGCCCAAACAGAGGAGATCAAAGCCCTGAGGGAGCAG ATCAATGACCTGCAGAAAGGCTCAAACCAAGTTTTCAGCCGTTCCCTCCATGAGAGAGACCTGGAGGTTGGGAGGCTGCGGAGGGAAAGTGAGAAGTTGAAGAGGGACCAGGCTTTGACTGCAG GTCTGGTGAGCAACATGCAAAGAGAACTCCTGCgaaaagagcagaaaatccagcagctccagcaagagactgaaaaactgagtaaGGAAAACCGAGAGAAGGACAAGCAGCTGGCCGTGGTTTCAGCCAAG TGCTCGAGaattaaagaagaaacaaagcacGAACTCAGAGAGCAAGAACTAATCTCCTGCAGAAAC CGCATCGAGGAGCTGCAGCGggacctggaggggctgcaggggcagatCCAGAAGCATGAGAGTGTCCAAAAGCAACTGGCTGAGAAAGCCAAG gcagaggaggagctgaaggcagCGTGGTCCCAGCAGGCGCGGCAGCTGCGGGAGATGGAGCGCAGGGAGCGCCTGCTGCGGTCTGACgtgcagagagctggggagcag ctggagtcCTTCAAGACCCGAGTGATGCAAGTCTGTTCTCCAtcagcagctggcagcacagggaagcctgtaacagagcagcag GTGATAGAGAAGGTCCGGCAGATCTctgatgaaaacaaacaaagtcATGAGAGAGAGAAGACTCTGCAGAAGGAATTAAGCTCCAGGCTTGCAAAGGAGAGGGAGGTGTCTGCAAACATCGAGGTGTTCAAGAACTCCCTGCAGAAGCTCCAG GCTTGCCTGAGGAGcccctgcagcagtgccagcctgcaaggggagctggggcagctgcagctgttgtgCCTGGATCCCTGTGTCTCAGCCATCAGGACAGCAGTGGTGGACATGGCACGTGgtcccctgtcctggctggagggtgcagagcagctcctggacaGCGCAGGGATGGACCTGCACACCTCTGGCAAAG GGCTGTTGGCTGCTCTTGGGAGCTTGTTGGAAAAGAGTCAGGAGATGGCACAGAGGAATCAGATGTTGCAG GAGCAATTAGagaagctccaggagctgcaggcagagctgctgcaggagcacacaAAAGAGCTGGAAGCAAAACATGAGCAAGACTTACAGATAAAAATCCAGCAAATTGTCCTGGAAAAGGACAAGGAGAGCAAACAG ATTCTGGAAAGTGCTGTCACTGAGGAGAAGGACAAGTGCAAGAAATCTgtggaggaagagcagaggaagatCCAAGAGTTGGAAAGCCACCTAAGAAGCATGGCTGAG GCAACAGCAAagaaggcagaggagcaggaactgACAGAAGGAAAGCTGAGAGAAGCTTTGCACGAGCTGAAGACAATCACTGCACAAGAG GCTGTGTTACAGCAGCAggtgctccagcagagccaacagctcagggctgtccaGGAGGAAAATGAGTTGCAGAGGCAGAAACTGCAAGAAGAGGTAGCAGGATACAGGGAGCAAAGCAGGCAGCATTCCCTGACCATCCTGGCTTTAGAGGACAGGCTGCTAGAGGCCACTCAGCAGCAGAaggtgctggaggaggaaaaggcagcacTTGTGGAAAAGATGGAAG GACTTCAGTGTGATGCCCACAGCTCAGGATCAGGAACCTGGCTGGAGATTTGTCCTGCCATGGAGTCTCATGTTTGTCTGAG GaaactgcaggaggagctggcagtggtGCAGGGCACGCTCCTGGAAAAGAAGGCAGTGATCAGCaggctcagcagggagctgtCAGAAACCAGAGCCAGGATGTCGGACATGAGAG GGGAGCTGAGTGAAGAGCAGAAGGtggagctggagcacagccagAGGCAGCTGAAACACCGGGAGTGGGAAGTGAACCAGCTCCAGGAGAAGCTATCCGAGATGTCCAGCCTTGTGGAGGAGAAGGATCAggccctgagagcagcaggtgaAGAATTAAG CCAAGCCCAAAGGCGCTGCCAGGTGCTGAGGGATGCTTCCCAACAAACACTGGAGAGCACAGAGGATGCTCCCAGGACACCAGTGCAGCTGAGTGAAGCCTCCCAGAGG ATGCAGACTGGGGGAGAAGCTGTCTTCTTTCAGGAGCCACCATCAGCCTTGGCTGAGCTCGGTGCGAAGTGCCGAGGCCTCAGGCACGAGGAAACGATCCAGCGCCAGAGAGAAGGTTTGGCCGAGCTCCGGGAGAGAGTAAAGATGCTGGAGAAGAGACAGTGCTCAG GTGCTGTGAAGAGAGATTCAGAGCCACTGGTGGTCTGGATGGAAGACTTACCAGAGAAAATAATAGCCCAACAAAGAGGTCTTGAGCTGGAACCTGCTCCTGTGTTGGGAGAAAAACTGAGGGCTGGCAAG GTTCCTGACCATGTTCCTAATGGGAGCTCATTCAGGATCACCAACAGCACAGTGAGCTTGGAAATGGCTGAGGCGACAGACTTGGGTGAGAAGATG TACCTGGATGTAATCGCTGCTCTGGGAAGCCTGGTGGAGATGAAGGAGCTGTCAGGaatgcagcctctgcagcaccttCCTCGGGAGAGAAGGGCAGAAGTGGGGCTGCAGAGACagaaggccctggagctgtTGTACAAAAAGATCAGGAACCTCCAAGTTCGcctggaaaggaaagaagaaatgctgAAAGATTATGAGGGAAGTGTGGAGCAGCTCAG GCAGAGCCAAGCTTCCCTGCAAAGGTGCCAGGAGGAGATGTCCAACCTGGAAGATGAAGCTCACAGGGAGGCAGAAGAGAAGGCCCTGCTGAGAGAGGCTCTGGAGAggatgcagctccagctggaccAGGAGAAGAGGCTGCGGCAAGCGGCCAAACGGCACAAG CCTGGAGCCACAAAGACTCTCTGCTTGGGCAAGCCGAAGGCCAAGGGGTGCATGGCAGGTGCTGCCAAATCGGGGAGCTCATAG
- the EFHD2 gene encoding EF-hand domain-containing protein D2 isoform X1, whose product MRGSSQGRTGQPGASPWIPRCVLCAGGVDTARLREGAEIQHRRRYDAGKDGFIDLMELKLMMEKLGAPQTHLGLKNMIKEVDEDLDSKLSFREFLLIFRKAAAGELQEDSGLHALARLSEIDVSTEGVKGAKNFFEAKAQAINEASRFEEEIKAEQEEKKKQAEELKQRKAAFKELQSTFTQ is encoded by the exons ATGCGCGGGAGTAGCCAGGGGCGAACGGGACAGCCCGGagcatccccatggatcccgCGCTGCGTGCTTTGTGCAGGAGGCGTGGACACAGCGCGACTCCGGGAAGGCGCGGAGATACAGCACAGGCGAAG GTACGATGCAGGGAAAGATGGCTTCATTGACCTGATGGAGCTGAAGCTGATGATGGAGAAGCTGGGGGCtccacagacacacctgggactgAAGAACATGATCAAGGAGGTGGATGAAGACCTGGACAGCAAGCTCAGTTTTCGAGAG TTCCTGCTGATTTTCcggaaggcagcagcaggtgagctgcaggaggacagCGGGCTGCACGCCCTGGCTCGGCTCTCTGAGATCGATGTCTCCACAGAGGGCGTGAAAGGCGCCAAGAACTTCTTTGAGGCCAAG GCACAAGCCATCAACGAAGCCAGCAGGTTTGAGGAGGAGatcaaagcagagcaggaggagaagaagaagcaggCAGAAGAGCTGAAGCAGAGGAAGGCAGCCTTCAAGGAGCTGCAGTCCACCTTCACGCAGTGA